The proteins below are encoded in one region of Thermosulfurimonas marina:
- the dnaX gene encoding DNA polymerase III subunit gamma/tau: MAYLVLARKYRPQRFAEVVGQPHVVHTLQNALRQGRLAHALLFSGIRGIGKTTVARIVAKALNCEGEDPAEPCNHCSPCREISEGRCLDVLEIDAASNRGIDEIRELRENLKFRPTRGRAKVYIIDEAHMLTREAANALLKSLEEPPPHVYFILATTEPHKLPVTILSRCQRYEFRRIPLALLVEHLREVARAEGAEIEEEALSLIARESEGSLRDALSLLDQALAYGVKTREELVEAFGLAERVLVESLARAILRRDLAQVFRLSEEAYRQGVDLVYLAENLLLFFRQLLAAKINSGGAEDLPPAEAALLRELSMEVETEEILLIFQHLLRGAEALKRSPYPHLSFELTLARLCELGKVASLREILAKLETLAQTEGPAPAASPAPPERSPENPSWEAVLEAARKEKPRLYGLLSVLAPPRQEGERFILAVPPGSLLAEKDLQEEVQAFVRRKTGKELLLEERARPEEDLRERLLERPEVKETLAIFGGKVAWIKPHNQGEA; this comes from the coding sequence ATGGCCTATCTGGTCCTGGCCCGAAAGTATCGCCCGCAGAGATTCGCCGAGGTGGTAGGACAACCTCATGTGGTGCACACGCTTCAGAATGCCCTGCGGCAGGGGCGCCTGGCCCACGCCCTCCTTTTTTCCGGGATCCGGGGCATCGGAAAGACCACCGTGGCCCGTATCGTGGCCAAGGCTTTAAACTGCGAGGGCGAAGACCCGGCAGAGCCCTGTAACCACTGTTCCCCCTGCCGGGAGATCAGTGAAGGTCGCTGCCTCGATGTGCTCGAAATCGACGCCGCCTCCAACCGGGGCATCGACGAGATCCGGGAATTGCGGGAAAACCTCAAATTTCGGCCTACCCGGGGACGGGCCAAGGTCTATATCATCGACGAGGCCCACATGCTCACCCGAGAGGCGGCCAACGCCCTCCTCAAATCCCTGGAGGAACCCCCGCCGCATGTCTATTTCATCCTGGCCACCACCGAACCCCACAAGCTCCCGGTGACCATCCTTTCCCGCTGTCAACGCTACGAATTCCGGCGCATTCCTCTGGCTCTCCTGGTGGAACACCTGCGGGAGGTGGCCCGGGCCGAGGGGGCGGAGATCGAAGAAGAGGCCCTTTCCCTCATCGCTCGGGAATCGGAGGGTAGCCTCCGGGACGCCCTCTCCCTCCTGGATCAGGCCCTGGCCTACGGGGTTAAGACCCGCGAGGAACTGGTAGAGGCCTTCGGGCTGGCCGAAAGGGTTCTGGTGGAATCCCTGGCCCGGGCCATCCTCCGACGGGACCTGGCCCAGGTCTTTCGCCTTTCGGAAGAGGCCTATCGGCAAGGGGTAGATCTGGTCTATCTGGCGGAAAACCTCCTGCTTTTCTTCCGTCAGCTTCTCGCGGCCAAGATTAATTCCGGAGGGGCCGAGGACCTCCCTCCGGCCGAAGCGGCCCTCCTGCGGGAGCTTTCGATGGAAGTGGAAACCGAAGAGATTTTGCTTATCTTCCAGCACCTTTTGCGCGGGGCCGAGGCCCTGAAACGCAGCCCCTATCCCCATCTCTCCTTCGAGCTCACCCTGGCCCGGCTCTGCGAACTGGGGAAGGTGGCCTCGCTGCGGGAGATCCTGGCCAAACTCGAGACCCTGGCCCAGACCGAAGGCCCGGCTCCGGCGGCCAGCCCGGCTCCACCGGAAAGGAGTCCGGAAAACCCCTCCTGGGAGGCGGTGCTCGAGGCGGCCCGAAAAGAAAAGCCCCGTCTTTATGGGCTACTTTCGGTCCTGGCCCCGCCCCGGCAAGAGGGCGAACGCTTCATTCTGGCCGTGCCTCCGGGAAGTCTCCTTGCGGAAAAAGACCTCCAGGAAGAGGTCCAGGCCTTTGTGAGGCGGAAGACCGGAAAGGAACTCCTTCTTGAGGAAAGGGCCCGGCCGGAGGAAGACCTCCGAGAAAGGCTCCTTGAACGCCCGGAAGTCAAGGAAACCCTGGCCATCTTCGGAGGGAAGGTGGCCTGGATAAAACCCCACAACCAAGGAGAGGCATGA
- a CDS encoding cytochrome c3 family protein, producing the protein MFSFFVTGQKGTLLSFTPLKIIVPCDACHNPHLVQKHLRRSGSTAPGTIDTSQSALSLPSNHGNLFVSTISNTTSNYQAPYWFGSTSSYEPDGSTGDQASKTTDYPTFCTDCHNTQNTIYSTSLGRNLRQIDWSNEKHGFGAADEILSLRGPYSNATDNKVLSCLDCHEPHGSPNVTLLRPAVNGEEISPEITATALEALPSSGGYCSPISSTNGNKDLGLLCMRCHTGDNGGNAWSEIHHFPDTNYPRQSCGNCHYSGNPINCSCCHFHGSVDPFNSTRRTF; encoded by the coding sequence ATGTTCTCCTTTTTTGTCACAGGTCAGAAGGGCACTCTACTCTCCTTCACTCCCCTGAAAATTATCGTCCCTTGTGATGCCTGTCATAATCCCCATCTGGTACAAAAACACCTAAGAAGATCAGGAAGTACCGCCCCCGGGACAATAGACACCTCACAGAGCGCCCTTTCTCTTCCTTCAAATCACGGCAATCTGTTTGTCTCCACTATTTCTAACACTACTAGCAATTACCAAGCCCCTTACTGGTTTGGTTCCACTTCCTCCTATGAACCGGATGGTTCCACCGGGGACCAGGCCTCCAAGACCACGGATTATCCCACCTTCTGCACCGACTGCCACAACACGCAGAACACTATATATTCTACTTCCTTAGGCCGAAATCTGCGACAAATAGATTGGAGCAATGAAAAACACGGATTCGGGGCCGCGGACGAGATCCTCTCTCTAAGAGGTCCTTACAGCAACGCCACAGACAACAAGGTCCTCTCCTGTCTAGACTGCCATGAGCCCCACGGCTCGCCCAACGTGACCCTCCTGCGACCTGCGGTAAACGGAGAAGAAATCTCCCCAGAGATCACCGCTACGGCTCTGGAAGCCCTCCCCTCCAGCGGAGGTTATTGCTCTCCTATCTCTTCCACTAATGGCAACAAAGATCTAGGCCTGCTCTGCATGCGTTGCCACACGGGCGACAATGGAGGGAATGCCTGGTCTGAGATTCATCATTTTCCAGACACTAACTATCCTCGACAAAGCTGCGGAAATTGCCATTACTCGGGAAACCCTATCAATTGCAGCTGTTGCCATTTCCACGGTTCGGTGGACCCCTTCAACAGTACTCGTCGAACTTTTTGA
- the ahbD gene encoding heme b synthase: MPRLVAWELTRSCNLDCVHCRAAASKGPYEGELTTEECMRILEEIAQVAQPILILTGGEPLLRADLLEIARRARELGLRPVLATNGTLLTEDLARRLKEAGVARASISLDGASPEAHDAFRKMPGAFEGALRGIAILKKVGLPFQINTTVTAQNLEELPKVHELAKSLGAVAHHIFLLVPVGRGKELAEESLPPEVYERTLHWFYDQRDKAGLHLKATCAPHYYRILRERARAEGKSVTMETFGLDAVTRGCLAGTGFCFISHRGVVQTCGYLEIECGNLRQQSFPEVWWGSEVFRNLRDFKRYKGKCGRCEYLRVCGGCRARAYEATGDYLEEEPLCTYQPRKSL; this comes from the coding sequence GTGCCCCGGTTGGTGGCCTGGGAGCTTACCCGCTCCTGTAACCTGGATTGCGTGCACTGCAGGGCCGCGGCCTCTAAGGGGCCCTATGAGGGAGAGCTTACCACCGAAGAGTGTATGCGCATCCTGGAAGAGATCGCCCAGGTGGCCCAACCCATCCTCATCCTCACCGGAGGGGAGCCCCTTTTGCGGGCCGATCTTTTGGAGATCGCCCGCCGCGCCCGGGAATTGGGCCTGCGCCCGGTCCTGGCCACCAACGGGACTTTGCTCACGGAGGATCTGGCCCGCAGGCTCAAGGAGGCCGGGGTGGCCCGGGCCAGCATAAGCCTCGATGGGGCCAGCCCCGAGGCCCATGACGCCTTCCGGAAGATGCCCGGGGCCTTTGAAGGGGCCCTCCGGGGGATCGCAATCCTCAAAAAGGTAGGCCTTCCCTTTCAGATCAACACCACGGTCACCGCCCAAAACCTGGAAGAACTTCCCAAGGTCCATGAATTGGCCAAGAGCCTGGGAGCGGTGGCCCACCATATCTTTCTTCTGGTCCCCGTGGGCCGGGGTAAAGAGCTGGCCGAAGAAAGCCTTCCCCCGGAGGTCTACGAAAGGACCCTTCACTGGTTTTATGATCAGCGAGACAAGGCCGGCCTCCACCTCAAGGCCACCTGTGCCCCCCACTACTACCGGATCTTGCGGGAAAGGGCCCGGGCCGAAGGGAAATCCGTGACCATGGAGACCTTCGGACTCGATGCCGTGACCCGGGGGTGTCTGGCGGGAACAGGCTTCTGTTTCATCTCCCATCGGGGAGTGGTCCAGACCTGCGGCTATCTGGAGATCGAGTGCGGGAATTTACGGCAGCAATCCTTTCCGGAGGTGTGGTGGGGCTCGGAGGTCTTCCGGAACCTAAGAGATTTCAAAAGATACAAGGGAAAGTGTGGACGCTGTGAATATCTTCGAGTCTGCGGAGGCTGTCGGGCCCGGGCCTACGAGGCCACGGGAGACTATCTAGAAGAAGAACCCCTCTGCACCTACCAACCCCGGAAGTCTCTATAG
- a CDS encoding MOSC domain-containing protein: protein MEGRIVALSVSREKGVPKENVPEVRIVEGYGVEGDAHGGPWHRQVSFLDTATLECMREMVGRELRPGELAENVTVDLDLSEVEVGDRILAGECLFEVTQIGKKCHTGCAIFQRVGRCEMRNRGIFTRVLKGGLLKVGDPVKILKGEKGASA from the coding sequence ATGGAAGGACGGATCGTGGCCCTTTCGGTAAGCCGCGAAAAGGGGGTTCCCAAGGAAAACGTCCCGGAAGTGCGTATCGTGGAAGGCTACGGAGTAGAGGGTGATGCCCACGGTGGTCCCTGGCACCGGCAGGTGAGCTTTCTGGACACGGCCACCCTGGAGTGTATGCGGGAGATGGTGGGCCGGGAACTCCGTCCGGGGGAGCTTGCGGAAAATGTCACCGTAGATCTGGACCTCTCGGAGGTAGAGGTGGGCGACCGTATCCTCGCCGGAGAGTGTCTTTTTGAAGTCACCCAGATCGGAAAGAAGTGCCACACGGGTTGCGCCATCTTTCAGCGGGTGGGCCGCTGCGAGATGCGCAACCGGGGCATCTTCACCCGGGTCCTCAAAGGGGGCCTCCTAAAAGTAGGGGACCCGGTCAAGATTCTCAAGGGAGAAAAGGGTGCCTCGGCCTAA
- a CDS encoding fumarylacetoacetate hydrolase family protein → MKILRFRWQEKDWWGRLSGDRVLPLPGITDSGELPAEGLPLTEVRLLAPTVPTKIVAVGLNYRDHAEELGMALPEEPLIFLKPPSAVVGPEDRILLPPGVGRVDYEAELAVIIGKTARRVSPEKAREYILGYTCFNDVTARDLQKKDGQWTRAKSFDTFAPIGPWIETELDPDRVRVRAYLNGKVVQDSSTENLLFSVSRLVSFVSHIMTLYPGDVIATGTPPGVGPLSPGDVVEIEVEGIGRLVNFVVAG, encoded by the coding sequence ATGAAGATTCTTCGGTTTCGCTGGCAGGAAAAGGACTGGTGGGGGAGACTTTCCGGAGACCGGGTGCTTCCCCTTCCCGGGATCACGGACTCCGGAGAGCTTCCGGCCGAAGGTCTTCCGCTCACGGAGGTGCGGCTTCTAGCCCCTACGGTGCCTACCAAGATTGTGGCCGTGGGTCTCAACTACCGGGACCACGCGGAGGAGCTGGGGATGGCCCTCCCTGAGGAACCCCTCATCTTTTTAAAACCCCCTTCGGCGGTAGTGGGGCCCGAGGACCGCATCCTTCTTCCCCCTGGAGTGGGGCGGGTGGACTATGAGGCGGAACTGGCGGTGATCATAGGAAAGACCGCCCGCAGGGTCTCCCCGGAAAAGGCCCGGGAATATATCCTGGGTTACACCTGCTTTAACGACGTCACCGCCCGGGACCTCCAGAAAAAAGACGGCCAATGGACCCGGGCCAAGAGTTTCGACACCTTCGCCCCTATCGGCCCCTGGATCGAGACCGAGCTCGATCCGGACCGGGTCCGGGTGCGGGCCTATCTTAACGGAAAAGTGGTCCAGGATTCCTCCACGGAAAACCTCCTTTTTTCCGTGTCCCGGTTGGTGAGTTTTGTCTCCCACATCATGACCCTTTATCCTGGAGATGTGATCGCCACCGGGACGCCCCCGGGAGTGGGTCCTCTCTCTCCGGGAGACGTGGTAGAGATCGAGGTGGAGGGGATAGGCCGTCTGGTAAACTTCGTGGTTGCCGGGTAA
- a CDS encoding mechanosensitive ion channel family protein has product METGLKIFTHPLWKIGGVTITLLGILKLVTVLVLGLLALRYLRRKLELVLVRRFGLPASLVNSVTTLVYYLLLIILFLVALSSAGVDLTQVGILFGALGVGIGFGLQAITSNFISGIILLMEGSLKPGDLVELEDGTLGVVQEINIRATIIRTFDGEDILVPNSEFINKRVSTWTYGDDWRRIHIPFGVAYGTDPERVKKVVTEAARQVPLTEEDEDHPVRVWFEGFGDSALNFTLVVWIRQSRAKRALTGIKSDYYYAIHRALAEAGIEIPFPQRDLHLRSISPEIMHTLREVSHG; this is encoded by the coding sequence ATGGAGACGGGGCTAAAGATCTTTACCCATCCTCTCTGGAAGATCGGAGGAGTGACCATTACCCTCCTCGGGATCCTGAAGCTAGTTACGGTCCTGGTCCTGGGACTGCTGGCCCTGCGCTACCTGAGGCGCAAGCTCGAATTGGTCCTGGTGAGGCGTTTTGGCCTTCCGGCAAGCCTGGTCAATTCCGTAACCACTCTGGTCTACTACCTCCTTTTAATCATCCTCTTTTTGGTGGCCCTCTCTAGCGCCGGAGTGGATCTCACCCAGGTGGGGATCCTCTTTGGAGCCCTGGGCGTGGGTATCGGTTTCGGTCTTCAGGCCATTACCAGCAACTTCATCTCCGGGATCATCCTCCTCATGGAAGGGAGCCTTAAGCCCGGAGACCTGGTGGAACTCGAAGACGGGACCCTGGGGGTGGTTCAGGAAATAAACATCCGGGCCACCATCATCCGCACCTTTGACGGCGAGGACATCCTGGTCCCTAACTCCGAATTTATCAACAAGCGGGTTTCCACCTGGACTTACGGGGACGACTGGCGGCGGATTCATATCCCCTTTGGGGTGGCCTACGGCACCGATCCCGAGCGGGTGAAGAAGGTGGTGACCGAGGCCGCCCGCCAGGTCCCCCTCACCGAAGAGGACGAAGACCACCCGGTGAGGGTCTGGTTCGAGGGCTTTGGGGATAGCGCCCTCAATTTTACCCTGGTGGTCTGGATCCGTCAGTCTCGGGCCAAGAGGGCCCTTACCGGGATCAAGAGCGACTATTATTACGCCATCCACCGGGCCCTGGCCGAGGCCGGGATCGAGATCCCCTTCCCCCAGAGGGATCTTCATCTGCGCAGTATATCTCCCGAGATAATGCACACCTTGAGGGAGGTCTCTCATGGATGA
- a CDS encoding purine-nucleoside phosphorylase, translating into MDDYFRRVEEARDFLAAELKSVPEILLILGTGLSGVGERIEAERVIPYREIPHFPVSTVESHAGELVIGRFGGKRLAAFRGRFHYYEGYSTKEITLPLRVLSLLGAKILIVSNAAGGLNLEFRPGDLMLLRDHINLIPENPLRGPNREDWGPRFPDLSQAYSPRLREIFRRAAREVGEEIREGVYVAVPGPSLETPAETRFLRLIGADAVGMSTVPEVIVAVHAGLEVLGVSVIANVNDPDHFRPILLEEVIAQAQAAEARLTRLMERFITLL; encoded by the coding sequence ATGGATGATTATTTCCGCCGGGTAGAGGAGGCCCGGGACTTTCTGGCCGCCGAATTAAAGTCGGTCCCGGAGATCCTCCTTATCTTAGGAACCGGTCTCTCCGGGGTGGGAGAAAGGATCGAGGCCGAAAGGGTCATCCCCTACCGGGAAATCCCTCATTTTCCGGTCTCTACCGTGGAAAGTCACGCCGGGGAGCTGGTCATCGGCCGTTTCGGAGGCAAACGCCTGGCGGCCTTTCGGGGGCGCTTCCATTACTACGAGGGCTACTCCACCAAGGAGATCACCCTTCCCCTTAGGGTCTTGAGTCTTCTCGGGGCCAAGATCCTTATCGTCTCTAACGCCGCCGGAGGACTCAATCTGGAGTTCCGTCCCGGAGACCTCATGCTCCTTCGGGACCACATTAATCTTATTCCCGAAAATCCCCTGCGGGGGCCTAACCGAGAAGACTGGGGACCGCGATTTCCGGATCTTTCTCAGGCCTACAGCCCCCGTCTGCGGGAGATCTTCCGTCGGGCGGCCCGGGAGGTGGGGGAGGAGATCCGCGAAGGGGTCTATGTGGCCGTGCCGGGGCCCAGCCTGGAAACCCCGGCCGAGACCCGCTTTCTAAGGCTCATCGGGGCCGACGCCGTGGGGATGTCCACGGTTCCAGAGGTCATCGTGGCCGTGCATGCAGGCCTGGAAGTCCTGGGGGTCTCCGTAATCGCCAACGTGAACGATCCGGACCATTTCCGGCCCATCCTTCTGGAGGAGGTCATCGCCCAAGCCCAAGCCGCCGAAGCCCGTTTGACCCGGCTTATGGAACGTTTTATAACCCTCCTTTAG
- a CDS encoding Rne/Rng family ribonuclease, protein MAELLINYAPYETRVALVEEGQLVEFYVERPKEKGVVGNIYKGRVVRVLPGMKAAFVEVGLSRTAFLYGGDFLPILEGEELSGEPLESAALTEVLREGQEILVQVIKEPVGSKGARLSTNITLPGHYLVYLPYMSHVGVSRKIRNEAERERLRHLIEEIRPPGTGWIARTAAEGAGAEELRLEMDFLLSLWEEISARAERVKAPALVYEELEASLRAVRDLLTQEVSSVVIDDRKEYQKILDFLSRAAPHLKGCVRLHEGPRDLFETYGIEADPRRLLSSRVWLKSGGFIVIEPCEAFTAIDVNTGRYVGKRDLEDTVFKTNLEAAREIAYQLRLRNIGGLIIIDFIDMEDPGHREEVYQTLKEALKRDRAKTAVKPITDFGILEMTRERRRESLYEVFQERCPHCGGEGRLKSRRTICYEIFRRLERMGPHVKGKVVEVELHPEVGEVLAEEADFLGEIESRYGFELRVVPRGELPWWEYKFVLKNDRLEAQNLPREKHASG, encoded by the coding sequence TTGGCGGAATTGCTCATCAATTATGCCCCCTACGAGACCCGGGTGGCCCTGGTGGAAGAGGGCCAGCTGGTGGAATTTTACGTGGAGCGTCCCAAGGAAAAGGGGGTGGTGGGGAACATTTACAAGGGTCGGGTAGTGCGGGTCCTTCCGGGGATGAAGGCCGCCTTTGTGGAGGTAGGGCTTTCCCGCACGGCCTTTCTTTATGGAGGGGATTTCCTGCCCATCCTCGAAGGGGAGGAACTTTCGGGCGAGCCCCTGGAGTCGGCCGCCCTCACCGAGGTCTTGCGGGAGGGCCAGGAGATCCTGGTCCAGGTCATCAAGGAACCCGTAGGCTCCAAAGGGGCCCGACTTTCCACCAACATCACCCTCCCCGGGCACTATCTGGTCTATCTTCCCTACATGAGCCATGTGGGGGTCTCCCGCAAGATCCGCAACGAGGCCGAAAGGGAAAGGCTACGACATCTTATTGAGGAGATCCGCCCGCCGGGCACGGGCTGGATCGCCCGCACTGCGGCCGAAGGGGCCGGAGCGGAGGAGTTGCGTCTGGAGATGGATTTTTTGCTCTCCCTGTGGGAGGAAATTTCCGCTCGGGCCGAAAGGGTTAAGGCCCCGGCCCTGGTCTATGAAGAGCTCGAGGCCAGCCTGCGGGCGGTGCGCGATCTTTTGACCCAAGAGGTCTCCTCGGTGGTCATTGATGACCGGAAGGAATACCAGAAGATTCTGGACTTCCTTTCCCGGGCCGCCCCGCATCTGAAAGGCTGTGTGCGCCTTCACGAAGGTCCCCGAGATCTCTTTGAGACTTACGGTATCGAAGCGGATCCCCGGAGGCTCCTTTCTTCCCGGGTTTGGCTCAAGTCCGGGGGTTTCATCGTCATCGAACCCTGTGAGGCCTTTACGGCCATTGATGTCAATACCGGCCGTTATGTGGGCAAACGGGATCTGGAAGATACGGTCTTTAAGACCAACCTTGAGGCCGCCCGGGAAATCGCCTACCAGCTCCGCCTGCGCAATATCGGAGGGCTCATTATCATTGATTTTATCGATATGGAGGACCCCGGGCACCGGGAGGAGGTCTATCAGACCTTGAAGGAGGCCCTGAAGCGGGATCGGGCCAAGACCGCGGTCAAACCCATTACCGACTTCGGAATCCTGGAGATGACCCGGGAACGCCGGCGGGAGTCCCTCTATGAGGTCTTTCAGGAAAGGTGCCCCCATTGCGGGGGAGAGGGGCGACTCAAGAGCCGGCGCACTATCTGTTACGAGATCTTTCGGCGCCTGGAGCGCATGGGCCCTCACGTGAAGGGCAAGGTGGTGGAGGTGGAACTCCATCCAGAGGTGGGAGAGGTCCTCGCGGAAGAGGCGGACTTTCTGGGGGAGATCGAGTCCCGCTACGGCTTTGAGCTCCGGGTGGTCCCCCGGGGGGAGCTGCCCTGGTGGGAGTATAAATTCGTCCTCAAAAACGATAGACTAGAGGCGCAGAATCTCCCCCGGGAAAAGCACGCGAGCGGTTAG
- a CDS encoding MBL fold metallo-hydrolase has translation MEAERPLLMEIFRWKVTRFIENRVPRIFELPVRELSPEELLEGDRVVFLGHGTVWLQVGDRALLFDPIFGPIGGVVRRRTPPPLSPEDLPRPDLVLISHAHLDHLDRASLRGLSPGFRVICGLGAGRYLEGYAVTELDWLDEVRTSGIRIVALPAQHWSQRTLFDHNRALWASYLVEIEGLRVFYGGDTGYFEGFREIGEEYGPFDLAFLPCGAYEPRELMAPFHLNPEEAVRAARDLRARLALPIHWGAYALGDEPPEAPPRLFAEEARKEGLTARVLFPGEILRL, from the coding sequence ATGGAAGCAGAGCGCCCCCTTCTCATGGAGATCTTCCGCTGGAAGGTAACCCGTTTTATCGAAAACCGGGTGCCCCGGATTTTTGAGCTTCCGGTGCGAGAACTTTCCCCGGAGGAACTTCTGGAGGGAGACCGGGTGGTCTTCCTGGGGCACGGGACGGTCTGGTTGCAGGTGGGGGACCGCGCCCTTCTTTTTGATCCCATCTTTGGGCCCATCGGCGGAGTGGTGCGCCGAAGGACCCCTCCGCCCCTTTCTCCAGAGGATCTGCCCCGGCCGGACCTGGTCCTCATCTCTCACGCCCATCTGGACCACCTGGACCGGGCCTCCCTTCGGGGGCTTTCCCCCGGATTTCGGGTGATCTGTGGCCTGGGGGCCGGCCGCTATCTTGAAGGCTATGCGGTCACCGAACTTGACTGGCTGGATGAGGTGCGGACTTCAGGCATACGGATTGTAGCCCTCCCGGCCCAGCACTGGTCCCAACGCACTCTGTTCGATCACAATCGGGCCCTCTGGGCAAGCTATTTGGTGGAAATTGAGGGCCTGCGGGTCTTTTACGGAGGAGATACCGGTTATTTCGAAGGATTTCGAGAAATAGGGGAAGAATACGGGCCCTTTGATCTGGCCTTTCTTCCTTGCGGGGCCTATGAGCCCCGGGAACTCATGGCCCCCTTTCACCTGAATCCGGAAGAGGCCGTCCGGGCCGCACGCGACCTCCGGGCCCGACTGGCCCTTCCCATACATTGGGGGGCCTACGCCTTGGGGGATGAACCTCCGGAGGCTCCACCGCGCCTTTTTGCCGAAGAGGCCCGGAAAGAGGGGCTAACCGCTCGCGTGCTTTTCCCGGGGGAGATTCTGCGCCTCTAG
- a CDS encoding triose-phosphate isomerase: protein MPRWNPEKRLLEHVHTKFWQHKLQDTEEPNLMKEIFPYTDVPYIEFDHRYIPPNPAREIWITDTTFRDGQQARPPYTVQQIVDLYKLMHRLGGPNGVIRQSEFFLYTAKDREAVEKCLALGYRYPEVTGWIRAKAEDLKLVRDMGLKETGILTSCSDYHIFLKLKKNRRQALEDYLAIVKEALSLGIVPRCHFEDVTRADIFGFVVPFAIELMKLREESGLDIKIRLCDTLGLGVPFPEAALPRSVPKLVRTLIEEAGVPGELLEWHGHNDFYKVVINATAAWLYGCAAVNCALLGFGERTGNTPLEAMIFEYIALRGTHHGVDTTVITDIANYYREVLGEKIPPNQPFVGSEFNATRAGIHIDGLLKNEEIYNPFDTKKLLKRPIGIIITDKSGTAGIAYWINTHFHLKGDRRIDKRHPGVAKIYKHILKQYEAGRITSISNEEMMQLVRKYIPELFVSDLDRLKARAEKLLSRLAEELAERPEIRSLDPEKIVPILREFLEEHPYIQFIYVVNQEGHRITPLITHVEDRGRFEHLLKDEDYSDRPWFVEPFKTGRVYVSDFYTSKVTGALCLTVSAPIRDRYEEVVGVVGMDIRFKDLLKMEEEDEEENS, encoded by the coding sequence ATGCCCAGATGGAATCCGGAAAAGAGGCTCTTAGAGCACGTACACACCAAGTTCTGGCAGCATAAACTCCAGGACACCGAAGAACCCAATCTCATGAAGGAGATTTTCCCTTATACGGATGTCCCTTACATCGAATTTGACCACCGTTATATACCCCCCAATCCCGCCCGGGAGATCTGGATCACCGACACCACCTTCCGCGACGGCCAGCAGGCCCGCCCCCCTTACACCGTGCAACAGATCGTGGACCTCTATAAGCTCATGCATCGTCTGGGAGGACCGAACGGGGTCATCCGTCAGAGCGAGTTTTTCCTCTACACGGCCAAGGATCGGGAAGCGGTGGAAAAGTGTCTGGCCTTGGGCTACCGCTATCCGGAGGTTACGGGCTGGATCCGGGCCAAGGCCGAAGACCTCAAGCTGGTCCGGGATATGGGCCTTAAGGAGACCGGGATTCTTACCTCGTGCTCGGACTACCACATCTTCCTCAAGCTCAAGAAAAACCGTCGCCAGGCCCTGGAAGACTACCTGGCCATCGTTAAGGAGGCCCTTTCTCTGGGGATCGTCCCCCGGTGCCATTTTGAGGACGTAACCCGGGCGGACATCTTTGGCTTCGTGGTGCCCTTCGCCATCGAACTTATGAAACTGCGGGAGGAGTCGGGCCTAGACATCAAGATCCGGCTCTGTGACACCTTGGGGCTGGGAGTACCCTTCCCGGAAGCCGCCCTTCCGCGCAGCGTCCCCAAGCTGGTAAGGACCCTGATCGAGGAAGCCGGAGTGCCCGGAGAGCTCCTCGAATGGCACGGGCACAACGACTTTTATAAGGTGGTCATTAATGCGACCGCGGCCTGGCTTTACGGCTGTGCGGCCGTAAATTGCGCCCTCCTCGGTTTCGGAGAGCGCACCGGAAACACCCCGCTTGAGGCCATGATCTTTGAATACATTGCCCTGCGGGGCACCCACCATGGGGTAGATACCACGGTAATCACGGACATTGCCAATTACTATCGGGAGGTCCTGGGAGAGAAGATCCCGCCCAATCAGCCCTTCGTGGGCTCGGAATTCAACGCCACCCGGGCCGGGATCCACATCGACGGCCTCCTCAAAAACGAAGAGATCTACAACCCCTTCGACACCAAGAAACTCCTCAAGCGCCCCATCGGGATCATTATCACCGACAAGAGCGGCACCGCGGGAATCGCCTACTGGATCAACACCCACTTCCACCTCAAGGGCGACCGCCGTATCGACAAGCGCCATCCCGGAGTGGCCAAAATCTATAAGCACATCCTCAAGCAATACGAGGCCGGGCGTATCACCTCCATCTCCAACGAAGAGATGATGCAACTGGTGCGCAAGTATATCCCCGAGCTTTTTGTCTCGGATCTCGACCGTCTGAAGGCCCGGGCGGAAAAGCTCCTTTCCCGCCTGGCCGAGGAACTGGCCGAAAGGCCGGAGATCCGTTCCCTGGACCCCGAAAAGATCGTCCCCATACTCCGGGAATTCCTGGAGGAGCACCCCTATATCCAATTCATTTATGTAGTAAACCAAGAAGGCCACCGCATCACCCCCCTCATCACCCATGTGGAGGACCGGGGCCGTTTCGAACACCTCCTCAAAGATGAGGACTATTCCGACCGGCCCTGGTTCGTGGAACCCTTTAAGACCGGGCGGGTCTATGTCTCGGATTTTTATACCTCCAAGGTCACCGGGGCCCTGTGTCTCACCGTTTCGGCCCCCATCCGGGATCGCTATGAAGAAGTGGTGGGCGTGGTGGGCATGGATATCCGCTTCAAGGATCTTTTAAAGATGGAGGAAGAAGACGAGGAAGAGAATTCTTGA